A single region of the Zootoca vivipara chromosome 2, rZooViv1.1, whole genome shotgun sequence genome encodes:
- the LOC118080648 gene encoding protein BTG1, which produces MKTEISSAAGFITRLLRTPGGIGDEELRCFSESLQEALRDHYKHHWFPLMPSKGSGYRCIRINHKMDPLIGKAAGMIGLSHERLFQLLPSELTLWIDPFEVSYRIGEDGSICVLYEGPQPAVKNAKALESMSSCKEEWRIGRASPSKNYNMMTVSS; this is translated from the exons ATGAAGACGGAGATCTCCTCGGCTGCGGGCTTCATCACCCGCCTCCTCCGGACGCCCGGCGGCATCGGCGACGAGGAGCTACGCTGCTTCAGCGAGTCCCTCCAGGAGGCGCTGCGAG ACCATTATAAGCACCACTGGTTCCCCCTGATGCCTTCCAAAGGCTCAGGATACCGCTGCATTAGGATCAATCACAAGATGGACCCCTTGATAGGAAAGGCAGCGGGTATGATCGGACTAAGCCACGAGAGActcttccagctcctgcccagcgAATTAACTCTTTGGATCGACCCCTTTGAGGTGTCCTATCGCATCGGAGAAGATGGGTCGATCTGTGTCCTCTATGAAGGCCCTCAGCCAGCAGTGAAGAATGCCAAAGCTCTTGAGAGCATGAGCAGCTGTAAAGAGGAGTGGAGAATTGGCAGAGCCAGCCCTTCCAAAAACTACAACATGATGACAGTTtccagttaa